Below is a genomic region from Salvelinus sp. IW2-2015 linkage group LG18, ASM291031v2, whole genome shotgun sequence.
agctataaggcttctctcctgtgtgtgttctctggtgtatagtcagACGGCTAGATGTAACAAAGCTCTTCACACATTGgttacagctataaggtttctctcctgtgtgtgttctccgaTGTACCATCAGGCAGCTTGagtgagtaaaactcttcccacattgattacagctataaggcttctctccagtgtgtgttctctggtgtgattttaAATGTACTGAAGAaacaaaactctttccacagttaGAGCAGgggtaaggtttctctcctgtgtgtgctcTCTGATGTATTGTCAGCTGTCTAGATtcagtaaaactcttcccacattgataacAGCTATAAGGTTTCACTCCTGTATGGATTCTCTGACGTATTTTAAGGTCCTCTGAAGAGGTGAATCTCCTCCCGCAGTCAAAGCAGCAATGAGGTTTCTCTCCAGcctgaattctctggtgtgttttcATGCTGCTTGGATCATtcaaactcttcccacactgataacagataaaaggtttctctccagtgtgaattctctggtgtacTTTTAGTGAATCTGATCTTGAGTAACTCTTTCCACAATCAGAGCAATggtaagatttctctcctgtgtgtgttctctggtgtatagtcagATGGCTAGAAGTAACAAAACTCTtctcacattgatcacagctatatggcttctctcctgtatgtgttctctggtgtatagtcagACGGCTAGATgtaacaaaactcttcccacattgatcacaggtataaggtttctctccattgtgaattctctggtgtacCTTTAGTGAATCTGATCTTGagtaactcttcccacagtcagagcatcggtgagatttcttccctgtgggtttccgctggtgtttcttgaggtgttctgatgtggagagactcttctctgcctcgtcagcttCATGATATTGTTGAGGCTCtacagaggatccacgatagtcaagtctctctcctgtgtgaacaacaaagtcagacagatggttaaaggcccacaacagcagaaatcaCCTGTTTAGTTCAGCTAAAAAGGTGATGCCCATGACTGTCTAATGAAGTATAAATGcttttacaaatgtatttgcCAATTGTCTTAAAGACAGTCAAGTGAGCACCAACAgtcatatttaatattttttcacATTAGTGGTAAAGTGTATTATTCTAGGCTAGAAATAAATGAGACTTTCTGAAACCCTTCGTTCTGTGCCAGATTACTTTTGGTCACCAATATAGGCAGGCCCCCTTCTAGGTTTGCTAAAATTTGCCGCATGAGGGCGGTGTGCACGCAATTTGGTTGCAGAAACTGCTCCATGCTAATGCGGAAACCGCTAGTTACGGATGCAGTATATCTGCATGGAGCAAAAATTGTGAGCGAAGATTTTATACAGAACAGAAATATAactgaaacatgcaacaatttcaaaagttTTTACAGAGTTAAAGTTAAT
It encodes:
- the LOC111978621 gene encoding zinc finger protein ZFP2-like, giving the protein MTSLSYSPTIKEEVCWTEKEDVEAVTIQQQVEDEAVRVKEEEREVTVKEEGDAFRVKVEEEVMVKEEEQEEDGVVGVKEEKRELTVTSKKEEETGYLGPVSQSGLKASYGSNDEFSRKIRLGKSAQINTRERLDYRGSSVEPQQYHEADEAEKSLSTSEHLKKHQRKPTGKKSHRCSDCGKSYSRSDSLKVHQRIHNGEKPYTCDQCGKSFVTSSRLTIHQRTHTGEKPYSCDQCEKSFVTSSHLTIHQRTHTGEKSYHCSDCGKSYSRSDSLKVHQRIHTGEKPFICYQCGKSLNDPSSMKTHQRIQAGEKPHCCFDCGRRFTSSEDLKIRQRIHTGVKPYSCYQCGKSFTESRQLTIHQRAHTGEKPYPCSNCGKSFVSSVHLKSHQRTHTGEKPYSCNQCGKSFTHSSCLMVHRRTHTGEKPYSCNQCVKSFVTSSRLTIHQRTHTGEKPYSCDQCGNSFTTSSHLTMHQRTHTGENPYSCNQCGKRYTGRKSLIKHQKIHI